A genomic window from Terriglobia bacterium includes:
- a CDS encoding amidohydrolase, producing the protein MKQFTRVFTRFALLLALLSSGLLASPAAAQGSASERIFFDVKIFTGDPQNPYAAAVAIRGDKIVAVGNLPEVATSVSANAERVDLQGKSLFPGFIDSHSHSLMGGMGLISADASEKVQTMDELVTFTAEAKKSGRGMRGDILQILGLPLAFWSHTDELNAKFSTGEYENQPVLLSGMDGHTGWANRALLQRAGITRDYLKTLSEGERSYYGIGKEFEPNGFVVDAGMEKINPLLPKPTDDRLLASGRAALQYNYSLGITSWLDPLADEDVLKAYKLLADHGELLSEVTAFPRVFAKDPAAELAGVQKTREAYKNVANLHVTGIKVFADGVVEYPSQTANLTKPYKNTGRNGDLLFDPKKFAELCVAADKQGLIIHVHALGDGAVKAALDGIAAARKANGNSGLPDTLTHEQFVAPEDFPRFRKLGVISALQLLWASAGTDTIEIVKPYLEPEVYTWQYPARSILDNGGIISGASDWPVSSANVFQGIYQAETRKGPEGVLDASQDMPREAMFYAYTRNSARAMNLLDSIGTIAPGKRADLILIDRDVLTVSPEEMRDAKVLWTIVAGKTVYRAPN; encoded by the coding sequence GTGAAACAATTCACGCGCGTTTTCACCCGGTTTGCCCTTCTGCTTGCCCTCCTCTCGTCTGGTCTGCTTGCTTCCCCGGCTGCGGCGCAGGGCAGCGCCAGCGAGCGCATCTTTTTTGATGTCAAGATCTTCACAGGCGATCCGCAGAATCCTTATGCCGCAGCTGTGGCGATTCGCGGCGATAAAATCGTGGCGGTTGGAAATCTCCCGGAAGTTGCCACATCCGTCTCTGCAAACGCGGAGCGTGTCGACCTGCAGGGCAAATCTCTATTTCCCGGATTCATCGATTCGCACAGCCACTCGCTCATGGGGGGCATGGGTCTTATTTCCGCCGATGCCAGCGAAAAAGTGCAAACGATGGACGAGCTGGTTACTTTTACCGCAGAAGCCAAGAAGTCCGGTCGTGGGATGCGCGGTGATATTTTGCAAATCCTGGGCCTTCCGCTCGCATTCTGGTCGCACACCGATGAACTCAACGCCAAGTTCAGCACCGGAGAGTACGAAAATCAGCCGGTGCTGCTGAGCGGCATGGATGGCCACACCGGCTGGGCAAATCGCGCGCTGCTGCAGCGCGCCGGGATCACGCGTGACTATCTGAAAACGCTATCCGAAGGGGAACGGAGCTACTACGGCATCGGCAAGGAGTTCGAGCCCAACGGTTTCGTCGTCGATGCCGGCATGGAGAAAATCAATCCTCTGTTGCCGAAGCCCACGGACGACCGGCTGCTTGCTTCGGGCCGCGCCGCCCTGCAGTACAATTACAGCCTCGGCATTACTTCCTGGCTCGATCCACTCGCCGACGAAGATGTCCTGAAGGCGTACAAGCTGCTTGCCGACCATGGAGAGCTTCTGTCCGAGGTTACGGCGTTTCCCCGGGTTTTCGCGAAAGATCCAGCCGCCGAATTGGCCGGAGTTCAGAAAACCCGCGAAGCTTACAAGAACGTGGCGAATCTCCACGTCACCGGCATCAAGGTTTTTGCCGACGGAGTCGTCGAATACCCTTCGCAGACGGCCAACCTCACAAAACCGTATAAAAACACGGGCCGCAACGGGGATCTGCTCTTTGATCCGAAGAAATTCGCGGAGTTGTGCGTGGCGGCGGATAAGCAAGGGCTGATTATCCACGTCCATGCGCTGGGCGATGGCGCGGTGAAAGCGGCGCTCGACGGAATTGCGGCGGCGCGAAAGGCCAACGGGAATTCCGGGCTGCCGGACACGCTGACGCACGAACAGTTTGTGGCTCCCGAGGATTTTCCGCGTTTTCGCAAACTCGGGGTCATCAGCGCGCTGCAGCTTTTGTGGGCCAGTGCGGGAACGGACACGATCGAAATCGTGAAGCCGTACCTCGAGCCGGAAGTGTATACGTGGCAGTATCCCGCGCGATCGATCCTGGACAATGGCGGCATCATCTCCGGAGCCAGTGACTGGCCCGTGTCCAGCGCCAATGTGTTCCAGGGAATCTATCAAGCGGAAACGCGCAAGGGCCCCGAAGGCGTCCTGGATGCTTCTCAGGACATGCCGCGCGAAGCGATGTTCTACGCCTATACGCGCAATTCCGCACGCGCCATGAACCTCCTCGACAGCATCGGAACCATCGCGCCGGGCAAGCGCGCCGACCTGATTCTCATTGACCGCGACGTGCTCACGGTCAGCCCGGAAGAGATGCGCGATGCCAAAGTGCTGTGGACCATCGTGGCGGGCAAGACGGTTTATCGCGCTCCCAACTGA